The Chitinivibrionales bacterium genome segment ACGGCATCGATTACACCATCCGCCCGGGACCGGTATTTTTTACCCTGTCGATTTTTGCCCTGCCCTTTCCGTAAGCTTCGGTGAATTGCCTTGACCCGCATGACAAAGGCCTCCAGATTGGCTTCAACGCTCTGTGGGAACCGGTTCCCATCGGTTTCGATAGCCATAAAAGGAAGAATGTCCGAACCACCACTTACGGCAGCGCGACCATTACCTCCGGTCGACCGAGTTCTTCCTGCAGTATTCATCTCGTTTTTCAGAATCGATTCGGCAATTCTGGTCTGCATGCATCCGAAGGGCCCGATAGCAACTACTCCACATGAACCGTTACGTATTTCATGCATCGATAACCCGACGGTCAAGGCATGTTCTCCATGAAACTGAGGATTTATAAGATGTTTTACTCCATGGATAGTGGCTTTGATATCAAGCGTACCCTTACGGCAGAGTCCCGATCTCGCGAGCTGGGATCGGATTGTACGGTCCCAGAACTGTTGAACACCGCCCACAAGCCCTGCACTCATGCGTGCGGGAAAAGTCGGCTGCTTTTCGCAAAGCTTATTCTGAATGACAAAATTGGAATAGAGCAGACATTCCGACATGGGCGCTACCTTGACCATGATACCATTGGTTTCAAAATACTCCAGTATATTTTTCCGCGAAAATTCTTCCCTGCGTACAAATATCTCACCTGTCAGCGTCACAACCGGGATATCATCAGGATCGCACCGCAGTGGAATCCTTCTCAACCGTTCACTAATTTGCCGAAGAAGTGCCACAAAGGAACCGTGATATTTCCGTTCAAAAAACTCCAGTATCCGGTTCCATGATGAATCCAGCACTTTGTTTGCGGCTGCAGGATCGACCGCCGCGACATTGAGAAGGCTTCGTATGTCACTAAAAACGTCCGAGACAACAATCACCTGCCAAGACCGCAAAAGGACTCCATACCCGAGCCCACTGAACCCGTCTTCATCCGAAATAGTCAGCACCGCAGCATCAGGGATACGCCATCGTTTAATAAGCAGCTCGAGTCCCCGGGCATACTGACCGAGCCTGCACGGCCCCCCGCCGGTGGCAACACTGAGCAAGCTGATTGTTCCCGGATCACGTGGTGCTTCCCGCAAAAACCGGGAATATGCTCCTGCGAGGAGAATAAAGGGAAAGCACTCTTTACAAGATGCATTCTTCCGGCCTTCCATGAGTGTCTGCTCATCGGGTACAGGAAGAGCCCGTGCCCGGATACCTCTTCCTCTCAACACCGACACAAGGCCTTGAGCATACCATTCACCCATCGGTGGAATGACAACCTCGACCCGTGGATGGGTTACAGGATAGATATGGCCGTCGCATGCAACCACTTTCATTTTACCCGGTACCATCTGCGCCCTGCGAAAAGTCGATTCTGAAATCTGTACTTCGGGTTCGGATGTCCGGTAGTGGTTGATGATATCGATAGCGGCATCGATACGGGTGTCGATACCTGCATCGGCTGTATGTTGATCGAGTTCGAGAGCGAGTGATGGTTTTTGTCCCATAATTTCTCCAAACCAGGTAAGAAGAAAAGAATCGGGGCCACAGGAGAAATTGGTAATGTAGCAGGCATAGAGATTTTTACGTTCCGCAACAAACCGGGCGCCCTTCATAATTTTTTGTCCCAGTGCCCAATAGTCTTTTGTATGGACCGGATAATTGTCAATCGGGAGCATGTCGAGGGGTATGACCATATGCCCCCGAGACGCGATTTTATGAGGAATCCCCATGTTGGCATCGCCTGCATAGGCATTATAGGACCGTCCGAAGAGTGCGATACCGAAGGTTTCGGGATGATCATCAAGAAAGGCAAGCGCTTTCTTTCCCTCCTGCCTGAGCCGTTGTTCGAATGTTTCCTGATAAGCACAGGCTTTGGTGAATGCAGCACGGGCCCGTCGTGCTCCAACTCCCATCTCCCGAGCGGCCGTAACAAATCCACTTTCGCCGTCCTGGTACGATGATTCCATTTGCACCACCGGAGAGATAATTCTGGAACGTGAAGCTTCTATCTCGCGGCGAAATGTTGACTTAAGGTAATACGGTTCTCCCTGAGCGATAAAACAGACCCGCCCCTGGGCAGACTTCGTATTTACCGGCATGAGCATGATATGGGGAAGGAAAATATAATCGGGATTTCTTTTTAAAAGATGATAAAAACTTCCGTGTGCCAACTCGGCCGGTAAACAGAATGATGCCTGGGTTCGGGAAAGCCCCCGGGAATCGATCTCATCGGAAAGAACAATCGAGAAGCCCAATTCGGAGAAAAAACGTGCATACAGAGGCAGCAGTGAATGGGTAAGAAAGGAATTGGAGATCCCCACGCTTTTTCTTGCATGTCTGTTGTAATGTTCGGCGGATGCACAGGCCGAATTGGCGGCTTCGATAAGCATATGATGCCGTTTTGCCACAAGATCGAGAAAAGCTGTATCCACATTTTTATTCATCCTCTGGTTGTAATACTTGTCGCAGATACCGCCAAAGGGATACCGACGGCCCTCGATGCGGATTTTGGCTATAGTACATTTCCGGTCGCACCGTTCTTTGCCGCCTCCGCAGGTAAAAACGCCTTCACGCGTGGCAGTACGTTGCGCAAGTTGACCGAGGTCAAAAGGGGCGGGTGAACATTGTCCGGAATCCAGGCGCCGCGCAACTTCTAAAGCCGCACCAAAGGCGCCCATTAAACCCGGGTCGGGAGGAACAACAATTCGGGTTCTGATAAGCGACGCCATTGCAGCAGGAACAGCCTGGTTATAGCAGACCCCACCCTGCATGAAAATTTTGCGGCCCATCGGGCGGGAACCCTTTACCTTATTCAGATAATTGCAGCAGATTGAATAGACCAGCCCGGCAATGATATCATCACCCCTTAGGCCTTCCATGACAGCCCGTTTGATATCGCTTGAAATAAATGCCGCACACTGATCCGAAAAGTTGGGGGGACGCCTGCTTGCAAATGCATGATCGGCAATGTCTTTTGTATCAACACCAAGACTTTCAATAGCAGCTTCTTCCAGAAAAGAGCCGGTACCCGCGCTGCATGCTTCGTTCATGGCATAATTTGAAGGCACCCCATTTGTCAAATACGTATATTTGGCATCCTGGCCGCCGATCTCGAAAATAGTATCGACATCACTGTCGAACCAGGCTGCTGCTGTTGCATGGGCGATAATTTCATTGGTAATATTGTCGGTGAGGGCATGCAGCCCTGCAATCTGACGGCCCGAGCCGGTTACTCCCAACCCGATAATCGTCACATCGATTGCACCAAGATCACGGGCAATGGCCTCGTAACAACGGCGGGAGGCGCCTGTCGGATCGCTGTTGGTGCGCAAATAGACAGAAGAAATTATCATTTTATCTTCTGCACGAATAAGCACCGCCTTTGTTGTTGTAGAACCGACATCAAGCCCCAGAATATAAACATCCCCTTCCCGGGGGGTGCCGTGATTCTGTTCTTTATAATCAACCAGACTCAAGGCATTGCTGAGTGGAGGATGAAATCCGAATGATCCCTCTTTATTATTCGAAAACACCCGCCTGTTAGAATGAATCGGTTTGCACTCATTATGCATGGCCCATATGGCCGCTCCAAAAGCTTCGAATACATCGGCTTGAGCGGGAATATCCACCAGTGGATACCGTTGCTTGAGAATTTTGACAACAGCGGTGTTTTTCGAACCACCACCGACAAGGGCGATGGATGAAGGGGCGGAATCTTTTGTCAACTCGCCTATTTTATCCGCAATCATCGAACAGAGCCCTGCGGCGACGTTTTCCTTTGGCTCCCCCTTATTAAGAGCATGGGTAACATCGCTTTTGCAAAAAACCGCACATCGGCCGGCAATCTTATGCGGTTCCCCCCGTTGCGCCAGCGAAACAGCTTCATCGATATTCAAATCCATCCTACGAATCTGCTGCAAAAAGAATTCTCCTGTTCCCGAGGCGCATTTGGTTCCCGAATTAACACTCAGAATATCCCCCTTTTCGCCGATACGATAGGCCATATGCGTCTCGCCACCAAGGCTGATCACATACTCCGGAACCTGTTTATCGGCATAGACCTCCTTGAGCGCATATTCCATTGCTACCGGCTCTGAAATTTTCGACAAAGTAATCTGAGACCGGAGGTTTCTTCCGGTTACCGCAACGGCATCGTAGTGATGGATATTTTCTCCCTTCAGATATTTGCTTGTCACCCCATGGGGATCTCCCTGATGAGCTATGCGGCGTGACAATTCAATCAGAATTCTATTCTTATCAATTACTAAACCGACAATTTGAACGGTTGTTGCACCAAAGCAGATTCCGAGTGTTTTCATAGATTTTTCCGTTGCATGAAGTGAATGATGTCTGATGAGAGGTTTTTACAGCAAAATGCGGGCCAGAGAAAGAAGCGTTGGAGTACTCCCTCCCCATTCTGGTACGATATTTGCAGAGTTCAAGAAGCTGTACAGAAATATTCGTCTTTAAATGTTTCAAGGAGAATCTTTTATGAAAAAACCGTCACGGATCGTTATCTCCGTTCTTTCCACAATTGCAGTTCTTGCCATTATTGTGCTTATTTTCATATTTTCGGGTCTCTACAATATTGCTGCTACCGAACCTCATAATCCATTAATCGGATGGGCATTTAGTACAATACAAGAGCGTTCGATTAAAACTCTTGCTCCTGATGATGCCGCAGTCCAGGCATCGGAGGAGCTATTTGAAGGCTATCAGAAATTTTCAGCCATGTGCGTTTTGTGTCACGGATCTCCGACCCGGACCCGGTGGGAACCGGCCCGGTATATGCTGCCCCAACCACCGAACCTGAAGGAAGAGGCTGCTGAATGGTCGCTTGCAGAACTCGTATGGATCGTGGAGCATGGCTTAAAAATGACCGGTATGCCCGCCTTCGGTCCATCCCATTCGCCGGATGAGATTATACAGATAGCGACATTTGTGGATACACTTCCAGGCTTCAGCGTATCGGAGTATAAAGAATTTACCCGTCATCCGCCCACGGAGGCGCCGATGGAGGAAGAGGAAGAGATTAAAGATTTCGAGAAGGAATAGGGTTAAAGGTTGAAACGCACCAGCCCGGCACTGAAGTGCCGGCCACACCTATACTGGAAATCCGAAATGAGATGGATCTATAGATAAATGCAATATTCTTATATGGGGGGCGTTGCCCGGTGAACATTGATAGTTTAAAAAAAACCTCCCCTTAACCCTACCCGGCCTTTGCTAACCCAGCGTAAAGTAAAATACCGCTCCCTTGTCTTCTTCGCCTTCGGCCCATATCCGGCCGCCGTGGCGATTGATAACCCGCTGGACAATGGAGAGTCCCACGCCGGTTCCATGATATTCTTTTTCCTTGTGAACCCGCTTGAAAGGTTCAAAAATGGTTTGTGCAAATTGCATATCAAACCCTGCACCATTGTCACGAATAAAAAAGACGGCTTCTCCGTCATGAGCGGTTGCACCGAATTCGATACGGGTTGTCTCTCTTTTGGAGGTAAATTTCCAGGCATTGCGGAGCAGATTTTCGATGGCAAGGCTAATCAGTCGCTTATCGGCATTGGCATGGAGATCATCCTGAACAACAAATTCCGCTTTTCGATCCGATTGCGAAATGCCAAATTCCTTAAGAGACGTGCGGACAATGTTGCTCAGGTTCACATCCTTTCGGTTCATCTCCTGTTTGCCGATACGCGACAGGTTGAGCATGTCATCGATCAGCCGTCCCATTTTCTCTACTTCAACATCAATATGTTTTAAATGCTCCATGCATTCTTTACTGATCTGGTCGGTGTATACTTCTTCAAGAAGGCTCGTATAGGCGGTGATAGTCTGGAGGGGGTTGCGAAGGTCGTGGGAAACCGAATAGGAAAAGGATTCAAGATCGCGGTTGGCGGTGGCGAGCTGTTCGGCCCGGCGATTGAGTTCTTCCTCAAGATCTTTACGTTCGGTTATATCGAAACCCGTCGCAATAATATATTCCGGATTGCCGTTATCATCATACATTGCACTGTTTCGCCACCGTATAAACCGCTGTTCCCCCGACTTTGTCAGCCAATAGATTTCATTTTCCACAATCGATTCACCGGCAAACAGACGCTCGACGACTTTATCATTCTTCTTGCGCTCCTCACCAGACAAAAGCTCAGAAAGTGAATGATTGTTAATCTCATCGGCACTGAATCCTGTCGACTGCTCACAGGCCCGGTTACAGCGGACGATTTTTCCATTTTTGTGGATTACCATTATCAGGGCACCCGAAGTCTGCAATACCGCATCCATGAAATTTCTCTCATCTGCCAATCTTTCCTGAAGCTCATGGAGGGGCGAAATATCCACAAAGGCCATGACGGCACCTGATATTCCGGTATCCTGCTCGATAATCGGTGATGCACTCACCGAGAGCCAGAAATCATGGTTTGCCCGGGGGCGGACTCTCATTATTTCATTCCTGACCGTCTCCCCTTTAAAGGCGCGGCGGACCGGTATCTGCTCCAGAGGAATCGGTTCCCCGTCAGGTGAGAACACCCGAAAAAGCTGGAGTCGCTGTGCAGAATCCTTATAAAAATCAGCTTCCGAAAAGCCCGACATCTCTTTTGCAATGTCATTCATACGGAGAATGGTTCCATCGGTGCTATACACCACATACCCGTGGGGTATGGAATTAATCGTCGCTTCGAGCTGCGCTGTTTTTTGCTGCAGTTCATCTTCGATCCGTTTCCGTTCGGTAATATCCATAAGGGTAATGACCCCTTCCACGATATTCCCCTCTGCATCCATGATAGGCGCCCCGCTGACTTCGGTATCGATCCATCCGGTGCCGCTTTTATGTTTGAACCGCATCTCCCGCCCTGTTGTTGTCTGTCCGCGTAAGGCTCTGGTCAGAGGAATATCTTCCAGTGGATAGGGACTCCCGTCACTATGATATGGTTTCCAACCATTGATATAATGTTCGATACCATCATGGGGGTATTCCGGCCCGAAAAGATTTTGGGCATACTCATTGGTATAGATAATTTCGCCTGAAGGTGCGACGGCAATCATCACCCCTGCCGGTAGACGACGCAGAATTGTATCAAGTCGCTGGCGTTCGGTGGCAATCTGGTTGAGCAGGTTTTCACGTTCCGCTTCAACTCGTTTGCGTGCGGTAATATCTTCTGCCACAAAGATTGCGCCACTGATTTCTTTTTTGTCACACCGGAATGGGACGGCTGATATTTTAACCCATTGATCCTCTCCTGTTCGGCTGGTATAGACAAATTCGACACCCGGCCTGACAGTTTCTCCCCGTAAAGCCCGGGCGTCCGGCCACTGTTCCGGAGGAAGTAACCGTCCTTCGTCATCGATCGCAAGCCACAGCTCTTTGAGTTCAGGATCCCGCGAGGGCATATACCGCTCGAGACCGAACTCCCGCGTAATCGAGTTGCTTAAGATAAAACGTCCTTCCTGGTCAAGAACACCAATACCTAAGGGCAATTGCTCCAGTATGGACGCCAATAGTGTTTCATTTTCCCGGAGGATCCGCTCCGCCTTCTTTATTTTGGTAACATCCCGCCACCCGCCGATAGCCCCCGTCACATTACCCTCGGAATCCCGAACCGGCGCTGCATTAACCGAAAACATTACCGTGGATCCATTCCGCTTCAGCATTATCTCAAAATCGGCATAGGCTTTGCCGGTAATAATCGCCTTCGCCAGAGGAAGGTCTTGGGCGCACACCCTTTCGCCATCGGGCAAGTACAACTCAAGCATATCGAGGCGTGCCGTGTCGCTGGTATGAAGCAGTTTTTCCACCGGTACCCCGAACAATTCCGCCATCCGGCGGCTTGCATTTTGCACCCTGTGATCGCTGTCGGTGATAAGTATCCCTTCGGGAATGAAATCCAGCAGCACATCCAGTGTCGCTGATTTTTCTTCCAGTTGCCTCCGTGTTGCTGCAAGCTCGGTAATATCATTGCCGTCAATAAGGATTTCGACAGGAGTTCCGGAGTCATCATCTATAGCCCTTGCGCTCCAGGAAAACCATACTCGCCGGCCGTCTTTGCACATTCCTTCACTTTCCTGAGAATAATATCTCTTCGGATGGGCAAAAATATCCCGCAGAATAGTACTGTTGTTGTTCCCCCGGGAATCGACCGTGGGAATAATCGTTCCGATCAGCGGCATGCCAAGAAGGTCGTTGCGCTCATAACCAAATATCTTTTCACTGAATCTGTTGAAAAAGGTAATCCTCCCCTTCCGGTCGAAACCGATAATAATGCTGTTCCCTTCTTCAACGAATTTACGATACAATGACTCTGATTGCTCAAGTTTTCTTTGAGCATTATATTGTTCGGTAATATCTTCGATCGCCAGGAGAATCAACGCCGGTTTTCCTTCTTCTCGTATCATCCGACGGGCATTGAGCAGCATGACCTTTTCACCGATATGTTCAAACCGGTGTCGTACCTCGAAATTATCGACAACCGCCTGCCGGGGGATTATCGTTTCGAGCAATTCCCGCAACTGCGAAATATTCCATTGCCCGTTCCCAAGTTCATAAATCACCCGTCCTTCGGTCTCCTCAGGTGATACCTGAAATTTCAGAAAAAAGTACCTGTTGGCCGATACCACGTGCATAGTATCGTCGAGCACTACTAGCGCCTCATGGGCCGAATCGATAATACTTTCCATATACGCCATTTTGTCCCGGTCATTAAAGGCTCCCCTGCCGATTGCATGAATGCCGTCACCCATCCCAAACCCCCAACTATATTACTTACAGTCAAGACTGCGTAGCTGTTTTGAATGCCTTTGTAAAGCTATTAGCAGCAAATAATGTGCCGCACGGGAAAAACGACACTACGACGCGAGGACGCGAGGACGCGAGGACGCGAGGACAAAGGAAAAATTAACCGTTCATGGCCTGAAAGGCTATGGCACACATTATTAAACTCGAAACTCGATCTTGCACGAATTCGCCATTCTCACCCAAACGTAAAGTAAAAACAGGCTCCTTTTCCCACCGCGCCCTCGGCCCATACTTTTCCGCCGTGGCGGCTCACCACTCGATAAACAATGGATAATCCGACGCCGGTTCCACGATATTCTTTTTCTGCATGCCCCCGTTTGAAGGGCTCGAATATTGTCTTTGCAATCTTCATATCGAACCCGGCCCCGTTATCGCGGATGTAAAATGCATATCCGTTATTATACGGGGTCGTGCCGAATTCGATGCGGGCTTTCTCTTTTTTGGAAGTAAATTTCCAGGCATTACGAAGCAGGTTTTCGAGGGCAAGGGTAATCAACCGCTGATCGGCAAGGGCATGAACATCTTCTTCGATATTAAATTCCACATTCTTGCCGGATTGGTCTCTGTGAAGTTTTTCCAGATACTCCCTTACGATGGCGCTAAGGTCCACTTCCTCACGAATTATCTCCTGCCGCCCTATCCGTGAAAGATTAAGAAGATCGTTTATCAGACTGCTCATTTTCTGGACCGCCACCTCGATTTGGTTAAGAAAACTTACCCCTTCCTCAGTAAGTTGCTCGCCATACAGTTCTTTTACAAGTGCGGTAAAGGCGTTTATTGTCTGAAGGGGATTGCGAAGATCGTGGGAGACCGAATAGGAGAATGATTCCAGTTCGCGGTTTGTTGCAGCAAGCTCCTCGGCTCGTTGATGGAGTTCATCTTCAAGGCTCTTACGGCCGGTGATATCCTGAACAGTCCCGAAACCACCCAGCAGTTCGCCAGATTCATCGAATTCGAGTTCCGCCAGTTCCCGGACCCATTTAACGGTTTTCTCGGCAACAATACGATGCTGAATATCGTAACTTTCTCCTTTCATTGCCGCATTCCACTTTTCATCGACAAATTCCCGATCGTCCGGGTGAATGAAAGACAGGAAGATTTCATAGGTAAGCGGTGTTCCCTTCGGAATACCAAACATATGGTAGACTTCATTCGACCACACCAATTCATTATGACGGGTATCCAGACGCCAGCTTCCGATATGAGCAACTTCCTGGGCCCGGTTCAGGTCCTTCCGGTTTTTTTGCAACTCATCCTCTACCCGTTTTCGTTCGGTGATGTCCCGTAAACTCGCCACCGCACCGGTTACCCGTCCTGATTCATCATGCACCGGAACGCTCCCCGCCAGAACAAAAACCTCTCTACCGTCTTTTCGCCGTATAATTATTTCCATATCACTGACCCGTTCGTCTGTCCGCACTGTCCTGATAAGGGGCATTTCTTCAGGCTGCAACGGTTCACCATCGGGTTTTAACAGCTCATATGACCCGGGTTCCGGTCCCTCTGCAGCACCGGTAACCGGACTGCCGAGAATGCGTTTCGCCGCCGGATTGAAAAAATTGATTTTGCCTTCACTATCGGAAAACACGATGCCGTCGGGTATGGCATTGAGGATAACCTCAAGGAGCACCTTATTCCGACGGATTTCTTCCTCTGCAAGTTTACGGTCGGTAATGTCGATGCCCGAGGCTATCACATACTCCACATCGCCGGACTTAGCGCGCACGACACTGTTTCGCCATCGAACAAACCGTTTTTGCCCCGACTTTGTCAACCAATGATTATCATGCTCGATCATTGATTCATCCGAAAGGAGTCGATTCGCCACCAGTTCC includes the following:
- a CDS encoding activase → MKTLGICFGATTVQIVGLVIDKNRILIELSRRIAHQGDPHGVTSKYLKGENIHHYDAVAVTGRNLRSQITLSKISEPVAMEYALKEVYADKQVPEYVISLGGETHMAYRIGEKGDILSVNSGTKCASGTGEFFLQQIRRMDLNIDEAVSLAQRGEPHKIAGRCAVFCKSDVTHALNKGEPKENVAAGLCSMIADKIGELTKDSAPSSIALVGGGSKNTAVVKILKQRYPLVDIPAQADVFEAFGAAIWAMHNECKPIHSNRRVFSNNKEGSFGFHPPLSNALSLVDYKEQNHGTPREGDVYILGLDVGSTTTKAVLIRAEDKMIISSVYLRTNSDPTGASRRCYEAIARDLGAIDVTIIGLGVTGSGRQIAGLHALTDNITNEIIAHATAAAWFDSDVDTIFEIGGQDAKYTYLTNGVPSNYAMNEACSAGTGSFLEEAAIESLGVDTKDIADHAFASRRPPNFSDQCAAFISSDIKRAVMEGLRGDDIIAGLVYSICCNYLNKVKGSRPMGRKIFMQGGVCYNQAVPAAMASLIRTRIVVPPDPGLMGAFGAALEVARRLDSGQCSPAPFDLGQLAQRTATREGVFTCGGGKERCDRKCTIAKIRIEGRRYPFGGICDKYYNQRMNKNVDTAFLDLVAKRHHMLIEAANSACASAEHYNRHARKSVGISNSFLTHSLLPLYARFFSELGFSIVLSDEIDSRGLSRTQASFCLPAELAHGSFYHLLKRNPDYIFLPHIMLMPVNTKSAQGRVCFIAQGEPYYLKSTFRREIEASRSRIISPVVQMESSYQDGESGFVTAAREMGVGARRARAAFTKACAYQETFEQRLRQEGKKALAFLDDHPETFGIALFGRSYNAYAGDANMGIPHKIASRGHMVIPLDMLPIDNYPVHTKDYWALGQKIMKGARFVAERKNLYACYITNFSCGPDSFLLTWFGEIMGQKPSLALELDQHTADAGIDTRIDAAIDIINHYRTSEPEVQISESTFRRAQMVPGKMKVVACDGHIYPVTHPRVEVVIPPMGEWYAQGLVSVLRGRGIRARALPVPDEQTLMEGRKNASCKECFPFILLAGAYSRFLREAPRDPGTISLLSVATGGGPCRLGQYARGLELLIKRWRIPDAAVLTISDEDGFSGLGYGVLLRSWQVIVVSDVFSDIRSLLNVAAVDPAAANKVLDSSWNRILEFFERKYHGSFVALLRQISERLRRIPLRCDPDDIPVVTLTGEIFVRREEFSRKNILEYFETNGIMVKVAPMSECLLYSNFVIQNKLCEKQPTFPARMSAGLVGGVQQFWDRTIRSQLARSGLCRKGTLDIKATIHGVKHLINPQFHGEHALTVGLSMHEIRNGSCGVVAIGPFGCMQTRIAESILKNEMNTAGRTRSTGGNGRAAVSGGSDILPFMAIETDGNRFPQSVEANLEAFVMRVKAIHRSLRKGQGKNRQGKKYRSRADGVIDAVVVSKKDECTDTQRDIAENLLKKKREDQ
- a CDS encoding cytochrome c; translation: MFQGESFMKKPSRIVISVLSTIAVLAIIVLIFIFSGLYNIAATEPHNPLIGWAFSTIQERSIKTLAPDDAAVQASEELFEGYQKFSAMCVLCHGSPTRTRWEPARYMLPQPPNLKEEAAEWSLAELVWIVEHGLKMTGMPAFGPSHSPDEIIQIATFVDTLPGFSVSEYKEFTRHPPTEAPMEEEEEIKDFEKE
- a CDS encoding PAS domain S-box protein, whose protein sequence is MGDGIHAIGRGAFNDRDKMAYMESIIDSAHEALVVLDDTMHVVSANRYFFLKFQVSPEETEGRVIYELGNGQWNISQLRELLETIIPRQAVVDNFEVRHRFEHIGEKVMLLNARRMIREEGKPALILLAIEDITEQYNAQRKLEQSESLYRKFVEEGNSIIIGFDRKGRITFFNRFSEKIFGYERNDLLGMPLIGTIIPTVDSRGNNNSTILRDIFAHPKRYYSQESEGMCKDGRRVWFSWSARAIDDDSGTPVEILIDGNDITELAATRRQLEEKSATLDVLLDFIPEGILITDSDHRVQNASRRMAELFGVPVEKLLHTSDTARLDMLELYLPDGERVCAQDLPLAKAIITGKAYADFEIMLKRNGSTVMFSVNAAPVRDSEGNVTGAIGGWRDVTKIKKAERILRENETLLASILEQLPLGIGVLDQEGRFILSNSITREFGLERYMPSRDPELKELWLAIDDEGRLLPPEQWPDARALRGETVRPGVEFVYTSRTGEDQWVKISAVPFRCDKKEISGAIFVAEDITARKRVEAERENLLNQIATERQRLDTILRRLPAGVMIAVAPSGEIIYTNEYAQNLFGPEYPHDGIEHYINGWKPYHSDGSPYPLEDIPLTRALRGQTTTGREMRFKHKSGTGWIDTEVSGAPIMDAEGNIVEGVITLMDITERKRIEDELQQKTAQLEATINSIPHGYVVYSTDGTILRMNDIAKEMSGFSEADFYKDSAQRLQLFRVFSPDGEPIPLEQIPVRRAFKGETVRNEIMRVRPRANHDFWLSVSASPIIEQDTGISGAVMAFVDISPLHELQERLADERNFMDAVLQTSGALIMVIHKNGKIVRCNRACEQSTGFSADEINNHSLSELLSGEERKKNDKVVERLFAGESIVENEIYWLTKSGEQRFIRWRNSAMYDDNGNPEYIIATGFDITERKDLEEELNRRAEQLATANRDLESFSYSVSHDLRNPLQTITAYTSLLEEVYTDQISKECMEHLKHIDVEVEKMGRLIDDMLNLSRIGKQEMNRKDVNLSNIVRTSLKEFGISQSDRKAEFVVQDDLHANADKRLISLAIENLLRNAWKFTSKRETTRIEFGATAHDGEAVFFIRDNGAGFDMQFAQTIFEPFKRVHKEKEYHGTGVGLSIVQRVINRHGGRIWAEGEEDKGAVFYFTLG